TGCTTGTCTGCGTGAAAAGAGCAGATTTAAACTTTCCGATAATTTTTAACCCAAGTGACTCCGATTTAAAAAAGCTTCTAATTAATATGGGACCGGCGACCATTAGCTCCGGCGTTCAACAATTGAATCTTTTTATATCACAATCTATTGCTAGCTTTATTGAAGGTGCTATTTCAATATTAGCTTATGCTGACCGGATTTATCAATTTCCTTTGTCAATAATAGGTACTAGCTTCTCTACTATATTGTTACCTGAGCTGTCAAAAATCTATAAATCAAATGATATAGTATCTGCAAAAAAAATACAGAATAATGCTATTAGAATGGGATTATTATTATCATTGCCTGCTACATTTGGTATTATAATTTTATCTCATCCTATCATTAATATAATATATGAAAGAGGAGTTTTCACGAACCAAGATACTACAAATACTGCCGAGGCTATTTCTGCATTTGCTCTTGGACTGCCTGCTTTTATTTTGGCAAAAATTTTAACCCCTATTTTTTATGCTAACGGAGATACTAAAACACCACTCAAAATAACCTTATTTTCAATAATAATTAATACCATTATGAATTTGCTACTAATGGATTCTTTGAAACATATTGGTATTGCCATCAGCACATCTATCGCAGCTTGGTATAATCTAGGTTTATTATATAGCTATATTACAAGACAAAATAAGCTACACATAGAAGCTGATATAAAACTTTTTTGCAGTAAAATTTTATTATGCTGCATCATAATGTCTGTTGTCATTGCTTTAATAAAACATTATTGTTTAGAATATTTCTATTCGGAATATTTACTGATTAAAGTCTGTATGCTAGGCAGTACAATTGCAGTGGGGATCGGAACATTTTTCGGCACAGCATATTTATTAAAAGTTGCTTTATGATAATAACAAGAAATAAACACCAATCAAATTATCAGGATTTGCTAAAAACCTTATCTATTATAGCAATGATCATTGATCATATAGGTTTATATCTATATCCTGAATTAACAATTATGCGGGTTATCGGTCGTACTGTAATGCCAGTGTGTTGCTTTTTTGCCGGTTATAATTTTCACGATAAACCAAAAACTAAAATAATAATAGCCGGCATTTTGCTACACATATATACTACTGTATTATTTAAACAGTTTATTACTACAAATATTCTAATACCTATCTATTTAGGACAATGTTATATTTACTATTTTCGTAAGTCTTTAATTCGCTTTTTTTATAGAGGTTATTGTCATGTAATTATAATGGTAATATTATTTTATATTAGTTGGTATTTGGTTGACTACGGTACTCTTGTAATTGCTATAATGATCCTTGGATTTATTGCAAAACATGAACAACAAAATTTAAAACTTTGTTGTTTTATAGCAATTTTTAATACGTTCCTGCATTCCACTTTTTTTACTCTTGCAATTCCCTTAAGTAAGTTTAATTTTTCAAATACTGATTTAATTTTAAATCTTAGTTTCTTAACAATTACCTATATATTAATGATCATAAGCAATTATTCACAAAAAATAGCTGTAAATTTAAAATGGATAGGTCGAAATATTTTATATATTTACTGCATACAGATTATGATCTTACAATTTATATTCATATATAAATACACATATGGTTTTAAAAATTGGTAAGTAACCGTTAATAATTAGTGCCAGTCGTTCTAGATCAATATATTTAGATAATATTGATATTACTTATATAGATTTGATAGATTGTCTAATTTCAGATAATGAACAATATAAAGAGCAATTTAGAAAAACAAACTCTTTGAAGTTAAGTTAGATAGTACCGCGCAAAACAATAAATTTCTTAAACGTTTTCGGATTGGTCAGATGCATTTTAGAAAATGGTTCTAGCAATAATAGCATTTTCGGAAACAAAAAAATTTAAACAACTTGCATAGAAGCATATCACCAATGAATTTGGACACAATGTAGAATTATTACAAACTCTAGAAAATGTTGAAGCCCCAAACTCTATTTTGAGGCCATAGGTTCTTGGTTTACGCTAAAAATGATGACTCTTGGAAATAGTGAGCGGACTGTACTTGCTATACTTGCACATGAATTATAGTATATAGAGTCTTATACTACTATATTTTATACAAAACTAGGCTCAATATTTTATAAAGTAAAAAAACATTTCAAAATACATATGCATCTTGATCCGGAACATGAACAAATCAGTATAGATTTATTATATTAATGATTCTTCTTTACTCGCTATTCAAAAAAAAGCTGGGATATGATTTAAGATTCGTTTACTAAACTTGCTGAAATCACACAGGATTAGCTTATCTTTCTATATTTTCATTTTACGTCATTCCTGTGGAGGTATTGTTGCATGGATCAGTTTTACCATCATTGCATGGCAATTAACAAAACAATTCAATAAAAAATTTTGTACATCAGAATTTTTTTATTATCTTTACAGATTGCCAAGCTCCTTTTCATCACTTGCAATGACAATTTGGTATCCACATAACAACACCAATAACAAATGGGAATGACATATTGAAACTAAACCAACTCACCTACTTGTGATTTAGCAAAGAGTTTTATCTGAAAGTCAACAAAATCCAAATTATCTTTTGATCCTATTTCTGCAAATTTATTAGCTTTAAGAAGCAAGTCATAATGCTCTACTAAATCGGCGAAGAAAAATGCGATTTCGCCGCTTTGTTTTACTCCTAGAATCTCACCGCTACTTCGAAGTTTTAAATCCTGTTCAGCAATATAAAACCCATCATTAGTTTGTTTCATTATCTCAAACCTGCCTCGTGCAACTTTCCCGAGTCGCTTAGGATTATATAACAATATACAATATGACTGTAAATTACCTCGCCCTACTCTACCTCTAAGCTGATGAAGTTGAGCAAGGCCAAATTGCTCAGCATTTTCAATAATGATCAAAGTTGCTTCCGGTACGTCTATTCCAACTTCAATAACAGTTGTTGCAATCAATATCTTAATTTTACCTTCCTTAAATTGCTTCATTATGATATCTTTCTGCTCGTTCTTCATCTTACCATGAATAATACCGGTATAGCCTTGATAGATATTTTCGATAGCGTTAAAGCGGTTCATCACATCCATTAATAAATTATCCTCTTCTTGTTTCTCTCCCCTCTCTATCAACGGACATATCCAATATATCCTCTCACTTGCAATAAGCTTCTTATTTATCGCTTCTATAATATGTCCTATTTTATTAGTCGACATAATATTCGTTACAATAGGTAGGCGATTTTTTGGTTTTCCTTGAAGTTTAGAAATAGTCATATCTCCAAACATGGTCAGTGCTAAACTTCTTGGAATCGGTGTTGCGGTCATAACTAAAACATCAGGATTTACCCCTTTATTTATTAGATTCAAACGCTGCTGTACTCCAAATCTATGCTGCTCATCGATAACTATATAACCTAGTTTTTTAAAACTGACTTTTTCTTGAAATAAAGCATGAGTACCAACCAATATTTCAATTTCACCATTTTCAAGCTGAATCATAATATTTTTACGTTTTAGCCCTCGTATCTTGCCTGTAAGTAATCCAATTCTTATATTAGTATTTTTTAAGGCTTTAACAAAAAACTCGTAATGCTGATTGGCAAGCAAATCGGTTGGAGCCATAAGCGTTGCTTGAAATCCAGCTGCTACCACATTTACCATAGTAAGCAGAGCTACTAAAGTTTTACCTGAACCAACATCACCTTGCAACAATCTCATCATTGCTACTTTACCGCTTTGATCAAGTTCTATTTCTTCTATAACTTGCTTTTGGTACGGTGTTAATTCAAATCCTAAC
The sequence above is a segment of the Rickettsia sp. Oklahoma-10 genome. Coding sequences within it:
- a CDS encoding TraX family protein gives rise to the protein MIITRNKHQSNYQDLLKTLSIIAMIIDHIGLYLYPELTIMRVIGRTVMPVCCFFAGYNFHDKPKTKIIIAGILLHIYTTVLFKQFITTNILIPIYLGQCYIYYFRKSLIRFFYRGYCHVIIMVILFYISWYLVDYGTLVIAIMILGFIAKHEQQNLKLCCFIAIFNTFLHSTFFTLAIPLSKFNFSNTDLILNLSFLTITYILMIISNYSQKIAVNLKWIGRNILYIYCIQIMILQFIFIYKYTYGFKNW
- a CDS encoding ATP-dependent DNA helicase RecG; this translates as MLTVLEKFLFSSVKTFINIREDTVSALQRLGINNMRDLLFYLPVSYQNKILSPNLTEVRDGEIIQTEIVIESISLPKKSNKPFKIMASNDTGSLLLVFFHRPPPFIFNKLKVGTSHIISGKVQFLDHHLQISHPEFIMNPKLAKEKEPIYSLTYLLSNKQLYSYIIKAIDIFEGKCKVLEDKEVKDYLDVILQNLKVLHSLCHSCESGNSEKMDSEVKPWDDKVWYLNNAKKHLAAKELIANQISLFNVRAQISRRQGNIFPKAAVTQVNILNELGFELTPYQKQVIEEIELDQSGKVAMMRLLQGDVGSGKTLVALLTMVNVVAAGFQATLMAPTDLLANQHYEFFVKALKNTNIRIGLLTGKIRGLKRKNIMIQLENGEIEILVGTHALFQEKVSFKKLGYIVIDEQHRFGVQQRLNLINKGVNPDVLVMTATPIPRSLALTMFGDMTISKLQGKPKNRLPIVTNIMSTNKIGHIIEAINKKLIASERIYWICPLIERGEKQEEDNLLMDVMNRFNAIENIYQGYTGIIHGKMKNEQKDIIMKQFKEGKIKILIATTVIEVGIDVPEATLIIIENAEQFGLAQLHQLRGRVGRGNLQSYCILLYNPKRLGKVARGRFEIMKQTNDGFYIAEQDLKLRSSGEILGVKQSGEIAFFFADLVEHYDLLLKANKFAEIGSKDNLDFVDFQIKLFAKSQVGELV